A genome region from Maridesulfovibrio salexigens DSM 2638 includes the following:
- a CDS encoding HDIG domain-containing metalloprotein, producing the protein MISRDEALELLKSNVKEENLIQHSLESEAVLGALAEKLGQDVELWSITGLLHDLDYSETAETPERHGLIAAEMLEGKLPEEAIQAIRAHNGDMTGVPPQTDFDFALRCGETVTGLIHANALMRPEKMNGMAPKSLKKKMKAKAFAASVDREIIKECDKIGLELGDFFALSIEAITKVAPEVGLD; encoded by the coding sequence ATGATTTCACGTGATGAAGCACTTGAACTGCTCAAGTCAAATGTAAAAGAAGAGAACCTGATCCAGCATTCCCTCGAATCCGAGGCTGTACTCGGCGCTCTGGCTGAAAAACTCGGTCAGGATGTGGAACTCTGGTCCATAACCGGACTGCTGCACGATCTTGATTACAGCGAGACTGCCGAGACCCCGGAAAGGCACGGACTTATCGCAGCAGAAATGCTCGAAGGCAAGCTGCCAGAAGAAGCAATTCAGGCCATCCGCGCTCACAACGGTGACATGACCGGAGTACCGCCACAGACCGATTTCGATTTTGCCTTGCGTTGCGGCGAAACAGTAACCGGACTCATCCACGCCAATGCGCTCATGCGTCCTGAGAAAATGAACGGCATGGCACCAAAGAGCCTCAAGAAAAAGATGAAAGCCAAAGCATTCGCAGCCAGCGTGGATCGCGAAATAATCAAAGAATGTGACAAGATCGGCCTCGAACTTGGTGACTTTTTCGCCCTGTCCATTGAAGCCATTACCAAAGTCGCACCTGAAGTTGGATTGGATTAA
- a CDS encoding hydantoinase B/oxoprolinase family protein encodes MNVNPILLEVFKNRFAAISEEMGVTLTRTAFSPNIKERRDLSCAVFDHKGDMVAQAAHIPVHLGSMPLSVKSAIENSDFKDGDMVMLNDPFKGGTHLPDITLVAPVFCEGSTEPAFYVANRAHHSDVGGMASGSMPLSTSLYQEGIIIPPVKIVENGEIVPGVMTLLLNNVRTPVEREGDFAAQIMANITGVTRLKELIEKYGLQKVDFYAASLNDYAESITRNTIKSIPDGTYQFTDYMDGDGVDCENVPISVTMEVKGDSAKLDFTASGDQVTGSVNAVRSITLSAVLYVFRSLIEGDVPTNAGILRPIEVLTRKGSILDANFPAAVAGGNVETSQRVVDVVLGALAEAIPQRIPAASQGTMNNMTIGGMDERTGKPFAYYETLAGGMGASATCRGEHATHSHMTNTLNTPVEALEYSYPFRVKTYCIRKNTGGAGRIPGGDGLVREIELLSSCEITVLSERRVNAPYGLQGGSPGTPGKNILIRDGEEIVKPGKFHSPLKKGDIIRMETPGGGGWGK; translated from the coding sequence ATGAATGTGAATCCGATCCTCCTTGAGGTTTTCAAGAACAGGTTTGCGGCCATCTCCGAGGAAATGGGTGTAACCCTGACCCGTACCGCTTTCTCCCCTAACATCAAGGAAAGGCGTGACCTTTCCTGCGCTGTCTTTGATCATAAAGGTGACATGGTTGCGCAGGCTGCACATATTCCGGTGCACCTAGGTTCCATGCCGCTTTCTGTGAAATCAGCCATTGAAAATAGCGATTTTAAAGACGGCGATATGGTCATGCTCAATGACCCGTTCAAGGGCGGAACTCATCTGCCGGACATCACTCTTGTGGCTCCGGTTTTCTGTGAAGGTTCCACTGAGCCTGCTTTTTACGTAGCTAACCGTGCCCACCATTCCGATGTTGGTGGTATGGCTTCCGGTTCCATGCCGCTTTCTACTTCCCTTTATCAGGAAGGGATCATCATTCCCCCGGTAAAGATCGTGGAAAACGGCGAGATTGTTCCCGGTGTGATGACCCTACTGCTCAACAATGTGCGTACACCGGTGGAACGTGAAGGCGATTTCGCAGCGCAGATCATGGCTAATATCACCGGAGTTACCAGACTCAAGGAACTTATTGAGAAGTATGGTTTGCAGAAAGTAGACTTTTACGCTGCCAGCCTGAACGATTACGCCGAGTCCATCACCCGCAACACCATTAAATCCATCCCCGATGGTACCTACCAGTTCACCGACTACATGGATGGCGATGGCGTGGATTGCGAAAATGTACCCATTTCCGTGACCATGGAAGTGAAAGGCGATAGTGCAAAGCTCGATTTTACCGCTTCCGGTGATCAGGTGACCGGAAGTGTGAACGCAGTTCGTTCCATCACTCTTTCCGCTGTGCTTTACGTGTTCCGTTCACTCATTGAAGGTGACGTGCCTACCAACGCCGGTATCCTGCGTCCTATCGAAGTATTGACCCGCAAAGGTTCCATTCTCGATGCGAACTTCCCCGCGGCTGTTGCAGGCGGTAACGTAGAAACTTCCCAGCGCGTTGTTGACGTTGTTCTCGGTGCGTTGGCTGAAGCCATTCCGCAGCGCATTCCCGCAGCAAGCCAGGGTACCATGAATAACATGACCATCGGCGGGATGGACGAGCGTACCGGCAAGCCTTTTGCCTACTACGAAACCCTCGCCGGAGGTATGGGTGCATCCGCAACCTGTCGCGGTGAGCATGCGACCCATTCCCACATGACCAACACCCTGAACACTCCGGTAGAAGCGCTTGAGTACAGCTATCCGTTCCGCGTAAAGACCTACTGCATCCGCAAGAATACCGGCGGGGCAGGCAGAATCCCCGGCGGTGACGGTCTGGTGCGTGAGATTGAGTTGCTTTCCAGTTGCGAAATCACCGTGCTTTCCGAGCGTCGCGTAAATGCGCCTTACGGTCTTCAGGGCGGAAGTCCCGGAACTCCCGGCAAGAATATTCTGATCCGTGATGGTGAGGAAATTGTGAAGCCCGGTAAGTTTCATTCGCCGCTCAAGAAAGGCGATATCATACGCATGGAAACTCCCGGAGGCGGCGGCTGGGGTAAATAA
- a CDS encoding hydantoinase/oxoprolinase family protein, with protein sequence MLIIGVDTGGTFTDFIYKDGDKWGVHKRLSTPHDPSEAVINGIKHIAGDRAVQVVHGSTVATNAILERKGVKTALITNEGFEDVIQIGRQNRSDLYDLSFCKKPHIVPSELRFGITGRIDHEGNEIEPFSEENVQVILQRIKDSGVESVALCLLFSYLNPDHENRMRELLDAVGVPVSVSHEILAEFREFERTSTTVINAYVSPKMTKYLTKLQNTLGDDPLRIMQSNGGSISAETAMNESVRTILSGPAGGAVGAHAIGQMAGYDRLITFDMGGTSSDVALINEELPLTLESAIEDYPVKVPMIDIHTVGAGGGSIARLDAGGSLTVGPESAGADPGPICYGKGSEITVTDANLYLGRLIPEHFLGGEMSLETEKLNKAMESMAEKAGLTPVELAEGILDIANTNMERAIRVISVERGFDPREFTMFSFGGAGGMHCAFLAKLLSIPKLFIPNNPGILSAVGMVMADVIKDYSLTVMRDQHNTNDVDLEELFAPLEAQGRADLAEEGFSDEDIIVERFLDMRYQGQSFEIIVPFSGDWIEEFSRLHKQNYGYRNDDKTVEIVNIRLRTKGMPTKPEFPEAGALVSDMDPEALLGTTETVFDSTKMETRILDREKLKPGNKVDGPAIIIEYSSTLVIPPFAKGEVDPYGNLIFDIE encoded by the coding sequence GTGCTGATAATTGGAGTAGATACCGGAGGAACATTTACCGATTTTATTTATAAGGATGGAGACAAATGGGGCGTACATAAACGTCTTTCAACTCCCCACGATCCTTCCGAGGCCGTAATTAACGGCATCAAGCATATAGCCGGAGACCGGGCTGTCCAAGTCGTTCACGGCTCCACTGTCGCCACCAACGCAATTCTTGAGCGAAAAGGTGTAAAAACCGCATTGATCACCAATGAAGGTTTTGAAGACGTGATTCAAATCGGCCGTCAGAATCGTTCCGATCTCTATGATTTATCTTTTTGTAAAAAGCCGCATATCGTTCCTTCTGAACTTCGCTTCGGAATAACAGGAAGAATCGATCACGAAGGAAACGAAATTGAGCCTTTTTCTGAAGAAAACGTGCAAGTTATTTTGCAAAGAATTAAAGATTCCGGTGTCGAATCCGTCGCACTTTGTCTTCTTTTTTCATATTTAAATCCCGATCATGAGAACAGAATGCGCGAACTTTTGGACGCAGTTGGTGTTCCTGTTTCTGTTTCTCATGAAATTCTCGCTGAATTCCGAGAGTTTGAGCGTACCTCCACCACAGTCATCAACGCGTATGTTTCGCCGAAGATGACCAAGTATCTGACTAAGTTGCAGAATACACTCGGTGATGATCCCCTGCGTATCATGCAGAGCAACGGCGGTTCCATTTCCGCTGAGACTGCGATGAATGAGTCTGTGCGGACCATTCTTTCCGGTCCTGCCGGCGGTGCTGTGGGTGCTCATGCCATCGGACAGATGGCGGGCTATGACCGTCTGATCACCTTTGATATGGGCGGAACTTCTTCTGATGTTGCATTAATTAATGAAGAGCTGCCCCTGACTTTGGAGTCCGCTATTGAAGATTATCCGGTCAAGGTGCCCATGATTGACATCCACACTGTGGGCGCGGGTGGCGGTTCCATTGCCCGTCTCGATGCTGGTGGCTCGCTGACTGTCGGCCCTGAAAGTGCCGGTGCTGATCCCGGCCCGATCTGCTACGGAAAAGGTTCTGAAATCACCGTTACCGATGCCAACCTCTATCTTGGTCGCCTCATTCCCGAGCATTTCCTTGGCGGGGAGATGTCCCTTGAGACAGAAAAGCTGAATAAGGCAATGGAATCAATGGCCGAAAAAGCGGGGCTTACTCCGGTAGAACTGGCCGAAGGTATCCTCGATATTGCCAACACCAACATGGAGCGCGCTATCCGCGTGATTTCTGTTGAGCGCGGCTTTGATCCCCGTGAATTCACCATGTTCTCCTTCGGCGGTGCGGGCGGAATGCATTGTGCTTTCCTTGCCAAGCTGCTCTCAATTCCCAAGCTGTTCATTCCTAACAATCCCGGTATTCTTTCTGCTGTAGGTATGGTCATGGCTGACGTTATCAAGGACTACTCCCTGACCGTCATGCGCGACCAGCACAATACCAATGACGTAGACCTTGAAGAGCTTTTCGCTCCTCTGGAAGCTCAGGGGCGTGCTGATCTGGCAGAAGAGGGATTTTCTGACGAAGACATCATTGTCGAGCGTTTTCTGGATATGCGCTATCAGGGACAATCCTTTGAGATCATTGTGCCTTTCAGCGGAGACTGGATTGAGGAATTCTCCCGTCTGCATAAGCAGAACTACGGCTACCGCAACGATGACAAAACTGTTGAAATCGTCAACATCCGACTGCGCACCAAGGGTATGCCCACCAAGCCGGAGTTCCCGGAAGCTGGTGCGCTGGTGTCTGATATGGACCCCGAAGCACTGCTCGGAACCACCGAGACCGTATTTGATTCCACCAAAATGGAAACACGTATTCTCGACCGTGAAAAGCTTAAGCCCGGTAACAAGGTCGACGGTCCGGCAATTATCATCGAATACAGCTCCACTCTGGTTATCCCGCCCTTTGCCAAGGGTGAGGTCGATCCCTACGGCAACCTTATTTTCGACATCGAGTAG
- a CDS encoding TRAP transporter substrate-binding protein produces MLKRIITSLLMVLAFAISAQAADLKMDCNAIYGATNFHSQGAKLFADKVAEYTSGSVQITVHPGGSLGFKGPELLKTVKDGTLPMSDILMGVVSGSDQVFGVSSMPLLAKDYAEAKKLYEAAKPYYDKACRRWNQKMLYAAPWPPSGLFTKEPLNTAADFEGLKTRTYDKNGAELLRAAGASPMSLPWGELYSALQTGLVDSVLTSAVSGKDGKFWENLKYFTKINYAFPLNMMVINQDYWDALNPKQQEAVLKAAAEVEAYQWEQSAKSNDDSLKILAEKGIVITEPSKEISDMLNRDAKLMLENTLKGAKKGFKAAIKAYEK; encoded by the coding sequence ATGTTAAAACGGATCATCACTTCCTTGCTCATGGTTCTGGCATTCGCCATTTCCGCTCAGGCTGCCGACCTAAAGATGGACTGTAACGCCATCTACGGAGCTACCAACTTCCATTCCCAAGGCGCTAAGCTCTTTGCAGACAAAGTTGCCGAATACACCTCCGGTTCAGTACAAATAACCGTCCACCCCGGTGGAAGCCTCGGTTTCAAAGGCCCCGAACTTCTTAAAACAGTAAAAGACGGCACCCTGCCCATGTCCGACATTCTCATGGGTGTTGTTTCCGGTTCCGATCAGGTTTTCGGCGTAAGCTCCATGCCCCTGCTGGCAAAAGACTATGCTGAAGCAAAAAAACTCTACGAAGCAGCCAAACCTTATTATGATAAAGCCTGCCGCCGCTGGAACCAGAAAATGCTCTACGCCGCCCCCTGGCCTCCGAGCGGACTTTTCACCAAAGAGCCTCTGAACACCGCAGCTGATTTCGAAGGTCTCAAGACCCGTACTTACGATAAAAACGGTGCAGAACTGCTCCGTGCAGCAGGTGCCAGCCCCATGTCCCTTCCCTGGGGTGAGCTTTACTCCGCACTGCAAACCGGACTGGTTGATTCCGTCCTGACCTCCGCAGTATCCGGTAAAGACGGCAAATTCTGGGAAAACCTCAAGTATTTCACCAAAATCAACTACGCATTCCCCCTGAATATGATGGTCATCAACCAGGATTACTGGGATGCACTGAATCCCAAACAGCAGGAAGCAGTACTCAAAGCTGCTGCTGAAGTTGAAGCTTACCAGTGGGAACAGTCTGCAAAAAGCAACGATGATTCTCTTAAAATCCTTGCTGAAAAGGGCATTGTTATCACTGAACCTTCCAAGGAAATCAGCGATATGCTGAACAGAGATGCTAAACTTATGCTCGAAAACACCCTCAAGGGTGCAAAGAAAGGTTTTAAAGCAGCCATCAAGGCTTACGAAAAGTAG
- a CDS encoding TRAP transporter small permease subunit, with protein MRAIIRLIEGLSVGGAFLSAAGMIFIVCLVVIEIFLRSVLNTSTLVSSEYGGYALVYLILTGLAYTMKEDGLIRINLLTSHFSENGKRIADIISGILGAAITAFALNYTVQMVYETWDLEMTADTIAETPLWIPQLAIPVGLALLLLQIIAFIARRAINDK; from the coding sequence ATGCGTGCAATTATCAGGTTAATCGAAGGCCTCTCCGTTGGAGGGGCCTTTCTTTCAGCTGCCGGAATGATCTTCATTGTCTGTCTCGTGGTCATTGAGATTTTTCTGCGCTCCGTGCTGAACACATCCACACTTGTTTCCAGTGAATACGGTGGCTATGCCCTCGTTTATCTGATTCTGACCGGCCTTGCCTACACCATGAAAGAGGACGGTCTGATCAGGATCAATTTGCTCACCTCCCATTTTTCCGAAAACGGCAAACGTATTGCCGACATTATTTCCGGGATCTTAGGAGCAGCTATCACAGCATTCGCCCTCAATTACACTGTGCAGATGGTCTATGAAACATGGGACCTTGAAATGACTGCGGACACCATTGCCGAAACCCCGCTCTGGATTCCGCAACTGGCTATTCCTGTTGGACTGGCCCTGCTTCTGCTCCAGATTATCGCCTTTATTGCCAGGAGAGCCATTAATGATAAGTGA
- a CDS encoding TRAP transporter large permease: MISDPLMLAVVLVGGMVLFLLSGLWIGFSLYAAAICGMLFCKMNLPPTISVWDKIGDLMANSLWNTMNSWPLSALPLFILMGEILYRTSISTRLLNGLVPWLSNIPGRLYHINVVACSLFAAVSGSSAATTATVGKITFNELSERGYHKSLAIGSLAGSGTLGFLIPPSLIMIIYGILSDTSIGQLFIAGVIPGLTLAGVYSVYIIIRCMMDPTLVPQEKEEFTTAQRIESLKDLFPVFLLITVVLGGIYAGLTTPTEAAVIGVLGALGIAFWFKNLTLSNFKEALLSAVKTSGMICFIICGAAFLSQVVGFLGIATAISKYIATLNLSPYMLIIVLGIMYVMLGMILDGISIVVMTLPIVLPIVTAAGFDPLWFGIFVVFMVELSQVTPPVGFSIFVIQYITGDDVKDILKATFPFFVIMVLMVILVTIFPEIVFYLPEKMIGT, from the coding sequence ATGATAAGTGATCCCTTGATGCTGGCCGTTGTCCTTGTTGGTGGCATGGTCCTATTTCTGCTTTCCGGCCTCTGGATCGGATTTTCCCTTTATGCGGCAGCTATCTGCGGCATGCTCTTCTGCAAGATGAACCTGCCGCCGACCATTTCAGTGTGGGATAAAATCGGCGACCTCATGGCGAACTCCCTGTGGAACACCATGAACTCGTGGCCCCTTTCGGCCCTGCCGCTGTTCATTCTTATGGGCGAGATCCTGTACCGAACATCAATTTCCACCCGGCTGCTCAATGGTCTGGTGCCTTGGTTATCCAATATTCCGGGCCGTCTTTACCACATTAACGTTGTGGCCTGCTCACTTTTCGCGGCAGTTTCAGGTTCCAGTGCGGCTACTACCGCCACAGTAGGTAAGATTACTTTCAATGAACTTTCCGAACGCGGTTACCACAAAAGCCTTGCCATCGGTTCTCTCGCCGGTTCAGGAACTCTGGGTTTCCTGATCCCCCCAAGCCTGATCATGATTATCTACGGCATCCTGTCCGACACATCCATCGGGCAGCTTTTCATTGCCGGGGTTATTCCGGGCCTGACCCTCGCCGGTGTGTATTCAGTCTACATCATTATTCGCTGTATGATGGATCCCACACTGGTACCGCAGGAAAAAGAAGAATTCACCACCGCCCAGCGCATTGAGTCATTAAAAGACCTTTTCCCGGTTTTCCTGCTCATCACCGTGGTGCTCGGCGGTATCTACGCCGGATTAACCACTCCTACCGAAGCTGCGGTTATCGGCGTTCTCGGTGCCCTCGGCATTGCCTTCTGGTTTAAGAACCTGACTCTGTCAAACTTCAAAGAAGCCCTGCTCTCCGCGGTAAAAACAAGCGGTATGATCTGCTTCATTATCTGCGGTGCGGCCTTCCTTTCTCAGGTTGTCGGATTTCTCGGCATTGCAACGGCGATCAGTAAATACATCGCTACCCTGAACCTTTCGCCGTACATGCTCATCATCGTACTCGGCATAATGTACGTCATGCTGGGCATGATCCTTGATGGTATATCAATCGTGGTCATGACCCTGCCCATCGTGCTGCCCATCGTAACCGCAGCAGGTTTCGACCCGCTCTGGTTCGGTATCTTCGTAGTATTCATGGTTGAGCTGTCGCAGGTAACACCGCCGGTTGGATTCTCTATCTTCGTCATCCAATACATTACCGGTGACGATGTTAAAGACATCCTGAAGGCAACCTTCCCGTTCTTTGTAATCATGGTCCTGATGGTAATTCTGGTAACAATATTCCCGGAAATCGTATTCTATCTGCCTGAAAAAATGATCGGAACCTAA
- a CDS encoding sugar phosphate isomerase/epimerase family protein yields MKPEFETCYVNLPLRYIYNSPEYLDFFIENSIQPELGLDCLGDECLSMDWLMSVRDRLEEAELKCTVHLPFLDLKPSSLNPAIRNASIDTLLTAFELAKFFSPQRMVLHPSFTSWLEPPLFERSYTNCVEGIRRLSNSWPDHPPLCLENTYEFTPDAITRLVTDLDRDNIGICFDLGHWFSFSKGAENDDFDVWFNAFAPYIKHVHLHDNHGSKDEHLALGRGSMNWDYIISRIGEIDPLPTFTLEPHNREDFDVTYSYFREHVAVKLF; encoded by the coding sequence ATGAAGCCAGAATTTGAGACCTGCTACGTTAATCTTCCCCTGCGCTATATCTACAATTCTCCTGAGTATCTTGATTTTTTTATTGAAAACTCAATTCAGCCCGAACTGGGTTTGGATTGTCTGGGTGATGAATGTTTGAGTATGGATTGGCTTATGTCTGTACGGGATCGTCTTGAAGAAGCCGAGTTGAAATGTACGGTACATTTACCGTTTCTTGATCTCAAACCGTCCAGCCTGAACCCTGCCATCCGCAATGCCTCCATCGATACTTTGCTCACCGCATTCGAGCTGGCAAAATTTTTCTCACCTCAGCGGATGGTTTTACATCCCTCATTTACTTCTTGGCTGGAGCCTCCGCTTTTTGAACGTTCCTATACCAATTGTGTGGAAGGCATACGTCGTTTAAGTAATTCATGGCCGGACCATCCACCGCTCTGCCTTGAGAATACCTATGAGTTTACCCCGGATGCCATTACCAGACTGGTCACTGATCTGGATCGAGATAATATAGGTATCTGCTTTGACCTTGGGCACTGGTTCTCTTTTTCCAAAGGAGCAGAGAATGACGATTTTGATGTCTGGTTCAATGCTTTTGCTCCGTACATCAAGCATGTACATCTGCATGACAATCACGGTAGCAAGGATGAGCACCTTGCCCTCGGGCGGGGAAGCATGAATTGGGATTACATAATCTCACGCATAGGCGAAATAGATCCTCTGCCTACTTTTACCCTTGAACCGCACAACCGTGAAGATTTTGATGTAACGTATTCTTATTTTCGCGAACATGTAGCTGTTAAATTGTTTTGA
- a CDS encoding M99 family carboxypeptidase catalytic domain-containing protein, producing MKYILCRAFLISLFTLCLAFPAAAQQVRNYTFFEGTQYPLRVTWVFGNEPGPTIMVQGGIQGDELSGFFTAQLLTRCTVRKGNLIIVPRANEPSILRRTRQINVDLNRRFDKEYNSFYEDRLARAIRFLIGEADGFIHLHEGSGFYNPKYVNSLRNPKRYGQSLIIDAAVYKDIQLAEMCERTINKLNSKIGNKSYWFTLFNTKTFAKATQYPEMLKSLTCYALHERGIPAMAVEVSKDIMDLGWKVDQQLRATVYLLHEFGLELEVPDFSFPKAQNGQGVEVLINGKPLRGKSIELVRGAPVSTSGKTIVDSGLEPAVAVFASDRPNLNLLTAPRMALSQFPALEVRIDGNRQATANVRWKGSKPDLPEVNGPVFLCWLNGQPQFISAGGTLQAVEGDQIILEGILGSSKEEVLNLKGFVASVMVNSGQDVGHEIIADPSNFMEKYMLKGPDGISRYRVVRETPGKKRTEFYISIVPREIKALELADEDGRSEFINWIDGEIRQVSPDSYVLKDVWSNGERCKIQPFVDNIPISWGEAFNVRSGKETVLTMRHTTTFVPVGRMVFKGTDYLQTELEQ from the coding sequence GTGAAGTATATCCTCTGTCGCGCGTTCTTAATTAGTCTTTTTACACTGTGTCTTGCTTTTCCGGCAGCGGCACAGCAGGTAAGGAACTATACCTTTTTTGAAGGTACGCAATATCCGCTTCGGGTTACATGGGTTTTCGGTAACGAGCCGGGACCGACAATCATGGTCCAGGGGGGTATTCAGGGTGATGAGCTTTCAGGTTTTTTTACAGCCCAGTTGCTGACCCGCTGCACAGTGCGCAAGGGGAATCTGATCATTGTTCCCCGTGCTAATGAGCCTTCCATTTTACGCCGTACAAGACAGATTAACGTCGACCTGAACCGTCGCTTCGACAAAGAATACAATAGTTTCTACGAGGATCGTCTTGCCCGGGCGATCCGTTTTCTTATTGGTGAAGCTGATGGTTTTATTCATCTTCACGAGGGTAGTGGATTTTATAATCCCAAGTACGTTAACAGTTTGCGCAATCCCAAACGTTATGGGCAGTCATTGATCATTGATGCTGCGGTGTACAAGGACATCCAACTGGCTGAAATGTGCGAGCGCACTATCAACAAGCTTAATAGTAAAATTGGTAATAAATCCTATTGGTTTACTCTTTTCAATACCAAAACATTCGCTAAGGCCACCCAGTATCCGGAAATGTTAAAATCCCTGACCTGCTATGCTTTGCATGAGCGAGGCATTCCGGCTATGGCTGTTGAAGTCAGCAAGGATATTATGGATCTGGGCTGGAAGGTTGACCAGCAGTTGCGGGCTACGGTCTACCTGCTGCACGAATTCGGTCTTGAGCTCGAAGTTCCTGATTTTTCTTTTCCTAAAGCCCAGAATGGACAGGGTGTTGAAGTTCTGATCAACGGTAAGCCTTTGCGGGGAAAAAGCATTGAGCTGGTCAGAGGTGCACCTGTTTCAACATCCGGCAAGACCATTGTTGATTCGGGGCTGGAACCGGCTGTGGCTGTATTTGCCAGCGATCGTCCGAATCTGAATCTGCTCACTGCTCCGCGTATGGCTCTGTCTCAATTCCCGGCTCTTGAGGTGCGTATTGACGGAAACAGACAGGCCACTGCTAATGTGCGCTGGAAGGGCAGCAAGCCCGATCTCCCGGAAGTGAACGGTCCGGTCTTCCTTTGCTGGCTGAATGGTCAGCCCCAGTTTATCAGTGCTGGCGGAACTTTGCAGGCAGTTGAAGGGGATCAGATTATTCTGGAAGGAATCCTCGGCAGCAGCAAAGAGGAAGTGCTGAACCTTAAAGGCTTTGTTGCTTCCGTTATGGTTAACAGCGGGCAGGATGTCGGACATGAGATTATTGCTGACCCCTCCAATTTCATGGAAAAATATATGCTCAAAGGTCCTGACGGAATTTCTCGTTACCGTGTTGTCAGAGAAACTCCCGGTAAAAAGCGTACCGAATTTTATATTTCCATAGTCCCTCGTGAAATCAAGGCTCTTGAGTTGGCGGATGAAGACGGCAGGTCTGAATTTATCAACTGGATAGATGGAGAAATCAGGCAGGTCAGTCCTGATTCTTATGTTTTAAAAGATGTTTGGAGTAACGGAGAACGTTGCAAAATTCAGCCTTTTGTGGATAATATCCCAATTTCATGGGGCGAAGCATTTAATGTGCGATCCGGAAAGGAAACGGTCTTGACTATGCGCCATACTACAACTTTTGTCCCTGTTGGGCGGATGGTGTTCAAGGGAACGGACTATCTACAGACTGAGCTTGAGCAGTAA
- a CDS encoding L,D-transpeptidase family protein has protein sequence MKYFFRVFTAAILLLAGLTSLAFAKGWEPVIDPTPLVPDYILAVDKESQKLHLLVHKSPLHAEASFTCATGQVAGDKVVEGDLKTPEGIYFTTGKRTGLKNYTLYGKMAFPLNFPNPVDRIKGKTGYGIWIHGRGKELVPMDTQGCVALVNSDMDYLDENIKPGAPVVIGEKVGWNNGTVDQSVEAVELGELVHKWASDWEDRDDAFFAAYSPELFAKSERRPFKAFKNRKKRIFARAGWIDIELYNLRALRGPDYWVTWFDQYYRSGRLSSSSSKRLYWQKVDGQWKIVGREYGPSIHSLKNKYLATKREGVEKFLNKWKESWLSADMDEYISYYDSRAKQGRRRGAESIRKNKTSIWKERKPASVEFGKFSLREHPKGLLAVFKQKYSDSSGYSDKGLKKLVIRPENDSWRIVDEQWRKL, from the coding sequence ATGAAGTATTTTTTTAGAGTGTTTACGGCAGCCATTTTGTTGCTGGCAGGTCTTACTTCCCTTGCATTTGCTAAGGGATGGGAACCTGTAATTGACCCGACCCCGCTGGTTCCTGATTACATTTTAGCTGTTGATAAGGAATCACAAAAGCTGCATCTGCTGGTCCATAAAAGTCCGCTCCATGCTGAGGCGAGTTTTACCTGTGCCACCGGTCAGGTCGCCGGAGACAAAGTTGTGGAGGGGGATCTCAAAACTCCTGAAGGTATTTACTTCACTACCGGAAAACGGACCGGTCTGAAAAATTATACCTTGTATGGGAAAATGGCTTTCCCTTTGAATTTTCCCAATCCGGTAGACCGTATCAAAGGTAAAACCGGATATGGAATATGGATTCATGGCCGGGGAAAAGAGCTTGTTCCCATGGATACTCAGGGTTGTGTGGCTCTTGTCAATTCTGACATGGACTATCTGGATGAGAATATTAAGCCCGGTGCGCCTGTTGTTATCGGAGAAAAAGTAGGCTGGAATAACGGCACTGTCGATCAGTCAGTTGAAGCCGTTGAGCTGGGGGAACTTGTTCATAAATGGGCATCAGACTGGGAAGATCGTGACGATGCCTTTTTTGCGGCTTATTCCCCGGAGCTGTTTGCAAAGTCTGAAAGACGCCCTTTCAAGGCTTTTAAGAATAGGAAGAAAAGAATTTTTGCCCGGGCCGGATGGATTGATATTGAGCTGTATAACCTGCGTGCGTTACGCGGTCCCGATTACTGGGTAACCTGGTTTGACCAGTACTATCGCTCCGGCAGACTTTCTTCTTCATCTTCCAAAAGACTTTACTGGCAGAAAGTTGATGGACAATGGAAGATTGTAGGTCGTGAATACGGTCCTTCTATCCATTCGCTTAAGAATAAATATCTCGCCACCAAGCGGGAAGGCGTTGAAAAATTTCTCAATAAATGGAAGGAAAGCTGGCTTTCAGCAGATATGGATGAATATATCTCCTATTATGATTCCCGCGCCAAGCAAGGGCGTAGGAGGGGAGCTGAGTCCATCAGGAAAAATAAGACTTCCATTTGGAAAGAACGCAAGCCCGCATCTGTTGAATTCGGTAAGTTCTCTTTGCGGGAACATCCAAAAGGGTTGCTGGCTGTATTCAAACAGAAATATTCGGATTCTTCCGGGTACAGCGATAAGGGTTTAAAAAAACTGGTTATCCGTCCTGAAAATGATAGTTGGCGGATTGTTGACGAACAATGGAGAAAGCTCTGA